The Treponema succinifaciens DSM 2489 region GACAACCATTTCGGTAAAAAAATCAATACAAATGCGGGAACTTATGTTTTAGATGATAATTATCTTGCAAAAGTAAAAGAAGTAACTGAATATAATACTGATATGGAAAAAAGAAAAAAAAAGTTCTTAAGCGAAGAAAAAAATCTTACAGGTATTATAAAAAAAATTCAAAGCAATGGTGTTCTGCAAAACGAATATAAATTATATTGGTATTCAACTATTGGATTAAGTAGAACTCTAAAAAATAGCTTGTTGGAAAATGCATGGAATTTTGATCCAAACAAAGACAAGCTTACAGCGGAAGAACAAAATCAGCTTGATGTTTATGCAGGATTGAACACTTTCATTATAAGAAGCGATGTAATAGTTGAAGTTAATAACATAAAAATCAAGACAAATTGTAATGGATTAAAATTTGAAAGCGTCAACAGATTTAACATAGAAAGTATAAATGTATCAATAAAGTCATGGAAGAACACTATTTTCGATTATTATGATTTTAACAGAAATATCGGATTTTTCTTGCTAAATCCAGATTATGGAAATAAAGAAGGGGTATATCCAAATAAAGTAAAACTAACGCCTTTAGATATTAGACATAATCTTTTGGTAAATATGACTAAAGAAATCCCACCTTTGGCACGTGAATTTTATATTTATAAGGAATTCTATGAAAATAATCAAAATCTGCTTGTTAAAAACTATGGCATAAAATGGAGGGAGGCATGAAAAGGAAGCTAATTATGTTTATTCTAGCTACCATCTTTATTGCTGTCTCAATTTCGAGAGCATCGAAAATAGATAGAATGCAAAAAATAGTTGATGTTGCTATTGGTAAATACCATACGCTATGCTTGTTTGAGGATGGCAGAATTCTTGCATTTGGAGACAATGAAAATGGAGAACTTGGTCTAGGTGAGTTTTTTTTAGGAGAAAGATACGTTTCTCCTTTTTATATACAAGCCCCAATAAAGTTTGTGTCAATAGCATCTGGTTATTTCCACAGCCTTGCAGTTTCAGAAGATGGAACTTTATGGGGTTGGGGAGACAACAGCAGCTGTCAATTAATAAATTCAGAAAGAAATTTTTCTAAATCATGTACTGAATCTGAATACAACATTCCAGTCATAATAGACAGTGAAAAAGATTGGAGAAAGGTATTTGCAGACGGGTTCGATTCGTTTGGATTAAAGAAGGACGGCACTTTGTGGAGAATTTCAGACATGTGTCAAATAGAAAATCCAAAAGGTCGTAAATGGAAAAATGTAATCGTTCAGGCAGATGGCGGTGGAGATGACTATAAATTGTATGTAATGCTAGAAGACAAGAATGGTGAAATATTTACATACGGGACATGTAATGAAGAAAGAAATATGCTTTCCTGTTTCTCGGTATGGAGTAGTAAAAAAGACGGCTTGAAGATTCTTTTGCCTCTTGAAACACCTCCGGAAATTTCAGATCTATGGATGAATGATTTTTCTGGTGTATTTAGAAAGAGAAATGAAATTCATATTTGGGGTATGATTGCAACAGAAGAAAATGAAATAAAAGAAAAATTTAAATCTATGTTTTCAGATATTAGAAAATCCGAAGAAATCTTTGCAGATTGGATGTTTAAGAGTAAAAAGAAGGTAAAAATAAAAAAAATAAAAAAAATAATATCAGGAAATTTTATGTGGAGTTTTGCTTGTATAGGCGGTGCAGAATTTAATTATTCCTATACTGCATGCCTTCGAAATGACGGAAAATTGATTGTCTGGTCAAATGGCAAGACTTATACTAGCGATTCTTCTCTTAAAATACGGGATATTTGGGGAAACAATGGAATTTTTGCTCAAGCGAAAGATGGCAAAATTTATGTAACGGGCTACAATTTATTTAACAGATTGGGAGTTGATAAATCTCAAGAAGAGTTTCTTTTTCTTGAGCTATTTGATTTTTAATGATATATAAGGTCTGGCAGCTCAGCTCCAGCAGTTTCACAGACGAGAAGGACGCCATGGAAGTGGCAAGGAGCGTTCTTCTGGTCAGGTCATTGCAGTTCCAGAGCTGCGAGGCAAAGACGGAAGGAAACTGCCGCATAAGGCCGGGCAACCGCCTCACGGTGAAATACCTTGGAAAGCACAGCGACGGCGAGTATCTTGTCTACTCTGTCGAGCATAGCCTCAGCGCACAGGACGGATACTTCACAACGTGCCATCTTAAAAGGAACTTCTGCGGAGTAAGCAACAACAGAAGCATCAGCGCAATCGACAGGGAGCGGATAGACAGACAGAGCTCAAATGCACAGGAAGAGACCGCAGCGGCAACCTCTGCAAGTGGAAACCAGACAGAAAGTCAGAACGACACAGAAGAAAGCAACGCAGAAGAAAAGAGCCCGAAAATTTCAAACCCGCACTGGGAAGATGAAAACGGCAAAACACTTACAAAAGCCCTGATCGGCGATGAAGTCTTCCTTTGCGCCGATGTAACGGACATTGCCGACGGAGCGACAGCAACAATCAGAATCGTTGAGAAGGACAACGACGGAAATGACGATGATTTAACAGTTCTCACCGACAAAGTACAGGACGGAAAAATTCGTTGTGATTGGAAAGTCGTTTACATGGAGGACAACGACGACACCGAAAGCCAGAAAGAGATGGAAGAAAAAGGCTACACTCTGCCCGAATATGCGTTTACTGTTGAGTGCGATGGAGTGGAAAGTGATGAAAGCCCACAGCTGGATGTAATGGGGTGGATTAAGACACAATTTAGGGATAGAAGAACTGGGAAGCTGATAGCCAATAGAAAATATACGATTTATCTATCAGATGACACAATAAAAAAAGGTACTACCGATTCAGATGGCTTTGTCTATGAAAAAGATTTGAAGCATGGTGAATACTATATAGAATTTGGAGAATAGATTATGTCTGATATAAAAGTAAAAGATGAAATTGTAGTTAATAAAACTGGTGTTTGGTATTTCGCTGCAGAAATATTAAAGAAATACGGAATAAAAAATACAGGAGGCAACCAATATGTGGTAATGTGCTGGCTAAAGAATAAC contains the following coding sequences:
- a CDS encoding RCC1 domain-containing protein — encoded protein: MKRKLIMFILATIFIAVSISRASKIDRMQKIVDVAIGKYHTLCLFEDGRILAFGDNENGELGLGEFFLGERYVSPFYIQAPIKFVSIASGYFHSLAVSEDGTLWGWGDNSSCQLINSERNFSKSCTESEYNIPVIIDSEKDWRKVFADGFDSFGLKKDGTLWRISDMCQIENPKGRKWKNVIVQADGGGDDYKLYVMLEDKNGEIFTYGTCNEERNMLSCFSVWSSKKDGLKILLPLETPPEISDLWMNDFSGVFRKRNEIHIWGMIATEENEIKEKFKSMFSDIRKSEEIFADWMFKSKKKVKIKKIKKIISGNFMWSFACIGGAEFNYSYTACLRNDGKLIVWSNGKTYTSDSSLKIRDIWGNNGIFAQAKDGKIYVTGYNLFNRLGVDKSQEEFLFLELFDF
- a CDS encoding prealbumin-like fold domain-containing protein, whose product is MEVARSVLLVRSLQFQSCEAKTEGNCRIRPGNRLTVKYLGKHSDGEYLVYSVEHSLSAQDGYFTTCHLKRNFCGVSNNRSISAIDRERIDRQSSNAQEETAAATSASGNQTESQNDTEESNAEEKSPKISNPHWEDENGKTLTKALIGDEVFLCADVTDIADGATATIRIVEKDNDGNDDDLTVLTDKVQDGKIRCDWKVVYMEDNDDTESQKEMEEKGYTLPEYAFTVECDGVESDESPQLDVMGWIKTQFRDRRTGKLIANRKYTIYLSDDTIKKGTTDSDGFVYEKDLKHGEYYIEFGE